The following coding sequences lie in one Arabidopsis thaliana chromosome 3, partial sequence genomic window:
- the SEC15A gene encoding exocyst complex component sec15A (exocyst complex component sec15A (SEC15A); CONTAINS InterPro DOMAIN/s: Exocyst complex subunit Sec15-like (InterPro:IPR007225); BEST Arabidopsis thaliana protein match is: exocyst complex component sec15B (TAIR:AT4G02350.1); Has 442 Blast hits to 436 proteins in 182 species: Archae - 3; Bacteria - 0; Metazoa - 174; Fungi - 134; Plants - 89; Viruses - 0; Other Eukaryotes - 42 (source: NCBI BLink).), which yields MMEAKPKRRIVTENGDTGEDLVLATLIGNGDDVGPLVRHAFEMGRPEPLVHQLKNVARKKEAEIEDLCKTHYEEFIVAVDELRGVLVDAEELKSDLASDNFRLQEVGSALLVKLEELLESYAVKKNVTEAIKMSKICVQALELCVKCNSYISEGQFYHALKTMDLIEKSYLKLIPLKVLKLVIERRIPVIKTHIEKKVCSQFNEWLVHIRSSSKNIGQTAIGLTASARQREEEMLERQRRAEEQNTGGLGELAYTLDVEDSEQDSVLKFDLTPLYRAYHIHTILGVPERFRDYYYENRLLQLQSDLQITYTQPFVESYQTFLAQVAGYFIVEDRVIRTAGDFLLADQVETMWETAISKIVAILENQFARMDSPTHLLLVKDYVTLLGTTLRQYGYEVGPVLDALDKSRDKYHELLLEECRKQIVTAITEDTYQQMVIKKEADYENNVLSFNLQTSDIMPAFTYIAPFSSMVPDVCRIIRSYIKGSVDYLSYGVNTNFFSVLRKYLDKILIDVLNEVILETISNNSIGVSQAMQIAANISFLEKASDYFLRHAAQLCGIPSRSVERPQASLAAKVVLKTSRDAAYLALLNVVNTKLDEFMKLTENVNWTTEEMPQGPHEYINEVVIYLETVMSTAQQILPMDALYKVGVGAIEHISNSIVSTFLSDSIKRFNANAVSAINHDLRVIENFADERYHSSGLNEIYKEGSFRSYLVEARQLINLLSSSQPENFMNPVIRERNYNTLDYKKVATICEKFKDSADGIFGSLANRNTKLTAKKKSMDMLKKRLKEFN from the coding sequence ATGATGGAGGCCAAACCAAAAAGGAGGATTGTTACAGAGAATGGAGATACAGGTGAAGATTTAGTTCTTGCAACATTGATTGGAAACGGTGATGATGTAGGTCCTCTCGTTAGGCATGCTTTCGAAATGGGGAGGCCTGAGCCTCTCGTTCATCAGCTCAAAAATGTGGCGAGGAAGAAGGAAGCTGAAATTGAGGATCTATGCAAGACTCACTATGAAGAATTTATTGTTGCAGTTGATGAGCTTCGTGGTGTGTTAGTTGACGCTGAAGAGCTTAAGAGTGATCTTGCAAGTGACAATTTCCGTTTGCAAGAGGTTGGTAGTGCCTTATTGGTTAAACTGGAAGAGCTTCTCGAGTCTTATGCAGTCAAGAAGAATGTAACCGAAGCTATTAAAATGTCGAAGATCTGCGTTCAAGCACTGGAGTTGTGTGTTAAATGTAATAGTTACATATCTGAAGGACAGTTTTACCATGCCCTGAAAACCATGGATTTGATTGAGAAGAGTTACCTGAAGCTTATCCCACTTAAGGTTCTAAAGTTGGTTATAGAGAGAAGAATTCCAGTGATCAAGACTCACATTGAGAAAAAAGTGTGTAGCCAATTTAATGAATGGCTTGTTCACATTAGGAGTTCCTCTAAAAATATTGGACAGACTGCTATTGGCCTCACCGCTTCAGCTCGCCagagggaagaagaaatgCTGGAACGTCAGAGGAGAGCAGAGGAACAGAATACAGGTGGTTTGGGAGAATTGGCATACACTTTAGATGTTGAAGACTCGGAACAAGACTCTGTATTGAAGTTTGATCTGACACCTCTGTATCGAGCTTATCACATCCACACTATTCTTGGAGTCCCAGAACGGTTCCGTGACTATTACTATGAGAATAGGCTACTACAGCTCCAATCAGATCTGCAGATCACTTATACACAGCCATTTGTGGAATCATACCAAACATTTCTAGCCCAGGTTGCAGGATATTTCATTGTGGAGGATCGGGTGATTAGGACAGCTGGAGATTTCTTGTTGGCTGATCAAGTTGAGACAATGTGGGAAACAGCCATTTCCAAAATTGTAGCCATATTGGAGAACCAATTTGCCAGAATGGATTCGCCTACTCATCTGCTTTTGGTGAAAGATTATGTAACTCTCCTTGGCACAACCCTTAGACAGTACGGTTATGAAGTGGGTCCAGTTCTTGATGCCCTTGACAAGAGCCGAGATAAATACCACgagcttcttcttgaagaGTGTCGAAAGCAAATTGTGACTGCTATTACAGAGGACACTTATCAGCAGATGGTAATCAAGAAGGAAGCTGACTATGAAAACAATGTCTTGTCGTTTAATCTTCAGACCTCAGACATTATGCCGGCTTTCACTTACATTGCGCCCTTCTCTTCTATGGTGCCAGATGTTTGCCGCATCATCAGGTCATACATAAAAGGATCTGTTGATTACTTGTCCTATGGAGTGAACACTAATTTTTTCAGTGTTCTGAGGAAGTACCTCGACAAAATCTTGATTGATGTATTGAACGAAGTTATCCTCGAGACGATTAGCAACAATTCAATTGGTGTATCTCAAGCTATGCAGATTGCAGCAAACATATCTTTCCTCGAAAAGGCCAGTGATTATTTTCTCCGACATGCAGCTCAACTTTGTGGCATCCCAAGCCGATCAGTTGAGAGGCCTCAAGCTAGTTTAGCTGCAAAGGTTGTCCTCAAAACATCAAGAGACGCAGCCTATCTTGCTTTGTTGAATGTGGTTAACACCAAGTTGGACGAGTTCATGAAGCTCACAGAAAATGTTAACTGGACTACAGAGGAAATGCCACAAGGGCCGCACGAGTACATAAACGAGGTTGTTATATACCTCGAGACTGTTATGTCAACGGCACAACAGATCCTCCCAATGGATGCCTTATACAAAGTTGGAGTTGGGGCTATCGAACATATCTCAAACTCCATCGTCTCTACATTCCTCAGCGATAGCATCAAGAGATTCAATGCTAATGCAGTCTCGGCCATTAACCACGATCTGAGAGTGATAGAAAACTTTGCTGATGAGAGATATCACTCAAGCGGGTTAAATGAGATCTACAAAGAAGGAAGCTTTAGAAGCTATCTGGTTGAAGCTAGGCAGTTGATAAACCTGTTGTCGAGTAGCCAACCCGAGAACTTCATGAACCCGGTGATTAGAGAGAGGAACTACAACACTTTGGATTACAAGAAAGTGGCTACGATCTGCGAGAAGTTTAAGGATTCTGCAGACGGGATATTCGGAAGCCTGGCTAATAGAAACACAAAGCTGACAGCCAAGAAGAAATCGATGGACATGCTCAAGAAGAGACTCAAGGAATTTAACTGA
- the PPD6 gene encoding thylakoid lumenal protein (Mog1/PsbP/DUF1795-like photosystem II reaction center PsbP family protein) (Mog1/PsbP/DUF1795-like photosystem II reaction center PsbP family protein; FUNCTIONS IN: calcium ion binding; INVOLVED IN: photosynthesis; LOCATED IN: thylakoid, thylakoid lumen, chloroplast thylakoid lumen, chloroplast stroma, chloroplast; EXPRESSED IN: 21 plant structures; EXPRESSED DURING: 14 growth stages; CONTAINS InterPro DOMAIN/s: Photosystem II oxygen evolving complex protein PsbP (InterPro:IPR002683), Mog1/PsbP/DUF1795, alpha/beta/alpha sandwich (InterPro:IPR016124), Mog1/PsbP, alpha/beta/alpha sandwich (InterPro:IPR016123); BEST Arabidopsis thaliana protein match is: Mog1/PsbP/DUF1795-like photosystem II reaction center PsbP family protein (TAIR:AT1G77090.1); Has 131 Blast hits to 131 proteins in 35 species: Archae - 0; Bacteria - 29; Metazoa - 0; Fungi - 0; Plants - 100; Viruses - 0; Other Eukaryotes - 2 (source: NCBI BLink).), translating to MATASLVPTSKIFSVSPKSSASIKARSRVVVASSQQQQQPRRRELLLKSAVAIPAILQLKEAPISAAREVEVGSYLPLSPSDPSFVLFKAKPSDTPALRAGNVQPYQFVLPPNWKQLRIANILSGNYCQPKCAEPWIEVKFENEKQGKVQVVASPLIRLTNKPNATIEDLGEPEKVIASLGPFVTGNSYDSDELLKTSIEKIGDQTYYKYVLETPFALTGSHNLAKATAKGSTVVLFVVSATEKQWQSSQKTLEAILDSFQL from the exons ATGGCGACTGCGTCTCTAGTTCCGACATCTAAaatcttctctgtctctccgAAATCCTCAGCTTCGATTAAAGCAAGGAGCAGAGTAGTTGTTGCATCGtcgcaacaacaacaacaaccaagaAGGAGAGAGCTTCTGCTGAAATCGGCGGTGGCGATTCCGGCGATTCTGCAATTGAAGGAAGCTCCGATATCAGCGGCGCGTGAGGTGGAAGTTGGATCGTACTTACCTCTGTCTCCGTCTGATCCTTCTTTCGTCCTGTTTAAAGCCAAACCTTCAGATACTCCTGCTCTCCGCGCAG GAAATGTTCAGCCCTATCAGTTTGTTCTACCGCCGAATTGGAAACAGTTGCGAATAGCCAATATTTTGTCAGGTAATTACTGTCAACCGAAATGTGCAGAGCCATGGATCGAAGTGAAGTTTGAGAACGAGAAGCAAGGCAAGGTTCAAGTAGTTGCATCTCCTTTAATCCGCTTAACCAACAAACCAAATGCAACTATTGAAGATCTCGGTGAGCCTGAGAAAGTGATTGCTTCTCTTGGTCCTTTTGTCACCGGAAACTCTTATGACTCTGATGAACTTTTGAAGACTTCAATCGAAAAAATTGGAGATCAAACG TACTATAAGTATGTGTTGGAGACGCCATTTGCGCTCACGGGAAGTCACAATCTTGCAAAAGCGACAGCAAAGGGAAGCAcggttgttttgtttgttgtaagTGCTACTGAAAAGCAATGGCAGAGCTCACAGAAGACTCTTGAAGCCATTCTTGATTCTTTTCAACTGTAA
- the BZIP49 gene encoding basic region/leucine zipper motif protein 49 (basic region/leucine zipper motif protein 49 (BZIP49); FUNCTIONS IN: DNA binding, sequence-specific DNA binding transcription factor activity; INVOLVED IN: regulation of transcription, DNA-dependent; CONTAINS InterPro DOMAIN/s: Basic-leucine zipper (bZIP) transcription factor (InterPro:IPR004827), bZIP transcription factor, bZIP-1 (InterPro:IPR011616); BEST Arabidopsis thaliana protein match is: Basic-leucine zipper (bZIP) transcription factor family protein (TAIR:AT2G40950.1); Has 954 Blast hits to 954 proteins in 176 species: Archae - 0; Bacteria - 0; Metazoa - 362; Fungi - 142; Plants - 326; Viruses - 0; Other Eukaryotes - 124 (source: NCBI BLink).) produces MAEPVLEDTYLTFSSDFDYIAIAPSPFDNFCNSNSDQVRNSISDLRFLIDDDDSFDDLYFPSENESFCIPPDATKREMSGDFTPASGISGDCVNEDTEKNTNGVLISTSSCYNRESPTDSDFSGTSQSLSFSGQDSAKRKTEIEEDSSDESRRLGKDGFASVIKVGGEEDDEKKKNVRLVRNRESAHLSRQRKKHYVEELEDKVKNMHSTISELSSKMSYFVAENVTLRQQMGTRFSSGPPMVPIVYPWMQYPAYMVKPQGSQVALLPIPRLKPKHSVAKVKKFKKVASFSVFGFLFCMFLFGALVNISYGEYKSNYVTDGVYDQSRGRVLVVDSSRVHCGGDSDQGVGRNVSETENLGPPRNSSEPLVASLFVPRNEKLVKIDGNLIIHSVLASEKARDSETKNEEGKSVLATTTKTLSPALPLPDSTSPRTRDVSKHLYSETGKGLSSSGSDDASNDQLKSTIANGKMQQWFREGVAGPMFSSGMCTEVFQFDVSSNSGAIIPASPHTQQCKNTSDTQKGKKNRRILSGGLPVSDFNLTKEDHNSSSKDKFRETKPGPSMVVSVLVDPREGGNGDIDGMMGGTKPQSRVFIVVLVDGVKYITYSCVLPRPDVPHLMTS; encoded by the exons ATGGCGGAACCAGTTTTGGAGGACACTTATCTTACTTTCTCTTCCGATTTCGATTACATCGCGATCGCTCCTTCTCCCTTTGATAATTTCTGCAATTCTAACTCTGATCAAGTTCGGAACTCGATCTCTGATCTGAGGTTTTTGATTGACGACGACGACAGTTTCGACGATCTCTACTTCCCTTCTGAGAACGAATCGTTCTGCATTCCTCCTGACGCTACGAAACGAGAAATGTCTGGTGACTTTACGCCGGCGTCGGGAATTTCAGGCGATTGTGTTAACGAAGACACGGAGAAGAATACGAATGGCGTGTTAATATCTACTTCAAGCTGCTACAATAGAGAATCACCTACGGATTCTGATTTCTCCGGTACTAGTCAGAGCTTGAGTTTTTCGGGGCAAGATTCTGCCAagaggaaaacagagattgaagaagattcaagcGACGAATCCAGGAGATTGGGTAAAGATGGTTTTGCAAGTGTTATAAAAGttggtggtgaagaagatgatgagaagaagaagaacgtgAGACTAGTTAGAAACCGTGAAAGTGCTCACCTTTCAagacagaggaagaagcattACGTGGAGGAGCTTGAAGATAAAGTTAAGAATATGCATTCCACTATATCGGAATTGAGCAGTAAGATGTCTTATTTCGTGGCTGAGAATGTCACTTTGAGGCAACAGATGGGCACAAGGTTCTCAAGTGGACCACCGATGGTTCCAATTGTTTATCCATGGATGCAGTATCCGGCTTATATGGTTAAACCACAAGGTTCTCAAGTGGCTTTGCTTCCTATTCCTCGgttgaaaccaaaacattcTGTTGCTAAGGTGAAGAAGTTCAAGAAGGTTGCtagttttagtgtttttggttttctgttttgtatgtttttgtttggtgcaTTGGTGAACATTAGCTATGGGGAGTATAAGTCTAACTATGTTACTGACGGGGTTTATGATCAGTCTAGAGGAAGAGTTTTGGTTGTTGATAGTAGTAGAGTACATTGTGGGGGAGATTCTGATCAAGGAGTGGGAAGAAACGTATCTGAAACAGAGAATTTGGGGCCTCCTCGAAATAGTAGTGAACCTCTAGTTGCATCGCTATTTGTTCCGAGGAATGAAAAGCTTGTCAAGATCGATGGAAATTTGATTATTCATTCTGTTTTGGCGAGCGAGAAAGCCAGGGATTCTGAAACAAAGAACGAAGAAGGGAAAAGTGTTCTAGCAACTACAACTAAAACTTTATCTCCTGCATTGCCTTTACCTGACTCCACAAGCCCAAGGACCAGGGATGTGTCTAAGCACCTCTATAGCGAAACGGGGAAAGGCCTGTCATCTTCTGGTTCTGATGATGCTTCGAACGACCAACTCAAATCAACAATAGCCAATGGTAAAATGCAGCAATGGTTTCGTGAAGGTGTTGCAG GGCCAATGTTCAGTTCGGGGATGTGCACTGAAGTGTTTCAGTTTGATGTCTCCTCAAACTCAGGAGCCATCATTCCTGCTTCTCCACATACTCAACAGTGTAAGAACACCAGTGATACACAAAAGGGGAAAAAGAACAGAAGAATCCTCAGTGGTGGTCTTCCGGTATCTGACTTTAATCTTACCAAAGAAGATCATAACAGCTCTAGCAAAGACAAGTTCCGGGAAACCAAGCCAGGCCCATCAATGGTAGTGTCTGTGCTTGTTGATCCCAGAGAAGGCGGTAATGGAGACATCGATGGGATGATGGGAGGAACAAAACCACAGTCCCGAGTTTTCATAGTCGTGCTTGTGGACGGTGTGAAGTATATAACATACTCTTGCGTTCTTCCACGACCAGATGTCCCTCATCTCATGACCAGTTGA
- a CDS encoding F-box/associated interaction domain protein (BEST Arabidopsis thaliana protein match is: F-box and associated interaction domains-containing protein (TAIR:AT1G32420.1); Has 58 Blast hits to 47 proteins in 2 species: Archae - 0; Bacteria - 0; Metazoa - 0; Fungi - 0; Plants - 58; Viruses - 0; Other Eukaryotes - 0 (source: NCBI BLink).), which yields MMTRGRKENSNETSPSPTLLLHGGVIDIPLNTDSGVTKNTPGEIALLRFKSVSKLWSSIISSRRDFIESIVTRFLTQPPHDAHFIFGFDSGPYVECFLGLSSTYPPNTDIEAVLSIPGRMAQYVYGLMCCLSGFKDAKKETQGWSRIFFHEMHGFSNWRILGATCGGEILFAKWMYCIYHYEDKLLCVLYYEPKRNSMRGVDVEGTLPNDTRRYRFVIIWTIPDHVQNTMYLY from the exons ATGATGACGAGAGGACGCAAAGAGAATAGCAACGAGACCTCACCCTCGCCGACACTACTTCTTCACGGCGGAGTTATCGATATCCCTCTGAATACTGACAGTGGAGTGACTAAAAACACTCCCGGCGAAATCGCACTATTGAGGTTCAAATCTGTCTCGAAGCTGTGGTCATCCATTATCAGCAGTCGTAGAGACTTCATAGAATCGATAGTGACTCGATTTTTGACTCAGCCTCCTCATGATGCCCATTTCATCTTCGGCTTCGATTCAGGCCCTTACGTGGAATGTTTCTTAGGCTTATCGTCTACTTATCCTCCAAATACGGACATAGAAGCAGTACTATCAATCCCTGGGAGAATGGCGCAGTATGTTTACGGTTTGATGTGTTGTTTGTCTGGTTTTAAG GATGCTAAGAAGGAGACACAAGGATGGTCCAGGATTTTCTTTCACGAGATGCATGGCTTTTCAAATTGGCGCATCTTGGGTGCTACTTGTGGTGGTGAGATCCTTTTTGCCAAGTGGATGTACTGCATCTATCACTATGAAGACAAGCTGTTATGTGTCTTATATTATGAGCCGAAGCGAAACAGTATGAGGGGTGTTGACGTCGAAGGTACTTTACCTAATGATACAAGGCGTTACAGATTTGTTATAATCTGGACTATTCCGGATCATGTTCAGAACACAATGTATTTGTATTAG
- a CDS encoding Single-stranded nucleic acid binding R3H protein (Single-stranded nucleic acid binding R3H protein; FUNCTIONS IN: nucleic acid binding; INVOLVED IN: biological_process unknown; LOCATED IN: cellular_component unknown; EXPRESSED IN: 24 plant structures; EXPRESSED DURING: 15 growth stages; CONTAINS InterPro DOMAIN/s: Single-stranded nucleic acid binding R3H (InterPro:IPR001374); BEST Arabidopsis thaliana protein match is: Single-stranded nucleic acid binding R3H protein (TAIR:AT2G40960.1); Has 389 Blast hits to 389 proteins in 86 species: Archae - 0; Bacteria - 0; Metazoa - 196; Fungi - 53; Plants - 134; Viruses - 0; Other Eukaryotes - 6 (source: NCBI BLink).) → MDVVLPETAVVTGGSVIGDYGFNVDPFLVEALHNSRHRLTILRMELDVQRLLQNPEQQQFEFQHFPTSYLRLAAHRVANHYGLATAVQESGADGNENRILVTKTTESKFPAVRLSEIPVAKQSENGKFESRKVSIKTRPSKGSGYGAGDLEKNRGPLRSVEERKEEYDKARERIFSGLTGLSCDDSSSETQVYERNASLSRDDKQVSKNAYVEVKKNLSIRESGPTSRVAIFRDREKDRFDPDYDRRHQRYIRSLPVNQNFNLPPFNIQQIPTPYYEMGFTGYNQIPSPPAPLGFGPHPSSIMSPYGTTMDAMYMHWPNAAMMYAHPYEQFRNGSLQAQFVQQPLSFDYMQNR, encoded by the exons ATGGACGTAGTGTTGCCGGAAACTGCCGTGGTAACCGGTGGTTCGGTTATCGGAGATTATGGATTTAATGTGGATCCTTTTCTCGTTGAGGCGTTGCACAACTCTCGCCATCGTCTCACGA TTTTGCGGATGGAACTTGATGTTCAAAGGTTGTTGCAGAACCCTGAACAGCAGCAGTTTGAGTTCCAGCATTTTCCTACTTCGTATCTTCGTCTTGCAGCCCATCGTGTTGCTAACCATTATGGGCTAGCTACAGCTGTCCAAGAGAGTGGTGCTGatggaaatgaaaacagaatCCTTGTGACGAAAACTACAGAGAGCAAATTTCCTGCTGTTCGGTTGTCTGAAATCCCGGTGGCTAAACAATCAGAAAATGGTAAGTTTGAGAGCAGGAAAGTTTCCATCAAGACTCGACCTTCTAAAGGATCTGGATATGGCGCTGGTGATCTGGAAAAGAATCGTGGTCCTCTTAGAAGTgttgaagagaggaaagaAGAGTATGACAAGGCTCGAGAACGCATATTCAGTGGTCTTACTGGTCTTAGTTGTGATGACTCTTCATCTGAAACTCAGGTGTATGAGAGGAATGCAAGTCTTAGCAGAGATGACAAGCAAGTATCTAAGAATGCTTACGTTGAGGTCAAGAAGAACTTAAGCATCAGGGAAAGTGGTCCAACATCTCGTGTTGCAATATttagagacagagagaaagatcGGTTTGACCCTGATTATGACCGCAGACACCAAAG GTACATTAGGAGCCTTCCGGTGAATCAGAACTTCAATCTACCACCCTTCAACATTCAGCAAATACCGACACCATACTACGAAATGGGATTCACTGGATATAACCAAATTCCAAGTCCTCCTGCTCCTCTTGGCTTCGGACCACATCCTAGCTCAATCATGAGTCCCTATGGCACCACAATGGATGCAATGTATATGCATTGGCCTAATGCAGCTATGATGTATGCTCATCCGTATGAGCAGTTCAGGAATGGCTCTCTTCAG GCACAGTTCGTTCAACAACCCTTGAGCTTCGACTACATGCAGAACCGCTAG